The Podospora bellae-mahoneyi strain CBS 112042 chromosome 7, whole genome shotgun sequence genome includes a window with the following:
- a CDS encoding hypothetical protein (EggNog:ENOG503NUPS; COG:D), producing the protein MAQSRDGTFNPSSPHSSSGAADSYKHDGTPDTRLTAFSPDDGSARSNKLYAGITGMSLNGPTNHSLFHQKSTEHFGNVAPVAEKDPFISSNATPSKSTLDQKLSPTASAFRPLSVPVVAHGSLNGQQGPSNGPQQNFRSLASAAGPLSGRFSTELGITHYVTIFSSTASVTLSEVETYLEFGSPCQGKRVIFAKDGRVYLFFSNIRDATNIHENVQLGSQDWRAQYIAAADFHQARNPGENHQQVSDGLLRAIAFPQESANFDVFHTNTVVRTLMESHGEVLAFRQLSGTKDIPFHATVEFCDCDAAITAAEALNGRTFNGVYLNLISALPDATCGAYQPFDVHAPRAPRSPVQDMTNLFQSMGISKPSHHQQIVPSGHLAHSPASGMQLPHQQMAMYPTVVYHGIQHSLPARYVLDHTPTRSQGISPMSPMTPMTGGMPVMAPLYTPPSTPLAFHHGDYASPRGMQPYRMDGRRQNAMRVNRSPYYNAAGHHNHVDVNKIRDGIDVRTTIMLRNIPNKVDQAMLKKIVDESSWGKYDFMYLRIDFANDCNVGYAFINFVDVSFSFPCRANLTLTEFVAARHHRCISSMPVATNVGTASRATRLPRSHMPLSRARTALSRSSATALLCLRPLTIAPSSFTSRSMVPDLSWLVRRRLSRARTTSPR; encoded by the exons ATGGCACAGTCTCGTGACGGGACGTTCaatccatcctcccctcatTCCTCGAGCGGCGCGGCGGATTCGTACAAACACGATGGTACCCCCGATACTCGTTTGACTGCCTTCTCGCCCGATGACGGCTCGGCCAGATCGAACAAACTGTACGCCGGCATCACCGGCATGAGCCTCAACGGTCCCACCAACCACTCATTGTTTCATCAGAAGTCGACGGAACACTTCGGTAATGTTGCTCCTGTGGCCGAAAAGGACCCGTTCATTTCCAGCAACGCGACCCCCTCCAAGTCGACATTGGACCAGAAGCTCTCTCCGACCGCTTCCGCCTTCAGGCCCTTGTCTGTCCCAGTGGTCGCTCATGGTTCCCTCAATGGACAACAGGGTCCCTCCAATGGCCCTCAGCAGAACTTTCGATCGCTGGCCAGTGCCGCCGGCCCTCTCTCTGGCCGTTTCAGCACTGAGCTAGGGATCACTCATTATGTCACTATCTTCTCTTCCACGGCTTCCGTAACCTTGTCAGAAGTCGAAACGTATCTTGAG TTTGGTTCACCTTGCCAGGGTAAGCGCGTCATCTTCGCGAAGGATGGGAGAGTCTATTTGTTTTTCTCCAACATTCGCGATGCCACCAACATTCACGAGAATGTTCAGCTCGGTTCCCAGGACTGGCGTGCCCAGTATATTGCCGCGGCGGATTTTCACCAG GCCCGCAATCCTGGTGAGAATCACCAGCAGGTTTCGGATGGCTTGCTCCGGGCTATCGCGTTCCCTCAAGAGAGCGCGAATTTTGACGTTTTCCACACCAACACTGTGGTCCGCACTCTCATGGAATCTCATGGTGAGGTCCTTGCCTTTCGCCAGCTATCCGGGACGAAAGACATTCCTTTCCACGCCACAGTTGAATTTTGTGACTGCGATGCCGCCATTACTGCCGCAGAGGCCCTCAATGGTCGCACTTTCAAT GGCGTTTACCTGAACTTGATTTCTGCCCTGCCCGACGCCACCTGCGGAGCCTACCAGCCTTTTGATGTGCATGCTCCCCGCGCTCCGAGAAGTCCGGTTCAGGACATGACCAACCTGTTTCAGAGCATGGGTATCTCGAagccttctcatcatcaacagatTGTGCCCTCTGGGCATCTTGCCCATTCGCCGGCCAGTGGGATGCAATTGCCCCATCAGCAGATGGCCATGTATCCCACTGTAGTCTATCACGGTATTCAGCACAGCTTGCCGGCTCGTTACGTTCTCGACCACACTCCCACACGCAGCCAGGGCATTTCTCCCATGAGTCCCATGACCCCGATGACTGGCGGCATGCCGGTCATGGCGCCGTTGTATACTCCGCCTAGCACTCCGTTAGCGTTTCACCATGGCGACTACGCCAGTCCCAGGGGCATGCAGCCCTATCGTATGGATGGTCGTCGTCAGAACGCCATGCGGGTCAATCGGTCCCCTTACTACAATGCCGCCGGCCATCACAACCATGTTGATGTCAACAAGATTCGGGATGGCATCGATGTCCGCACCACA ATTATGCTGCGAAACATTCCGAACAAGGTCGACCAAGcgatgttgaagaagattgtGGATGAGTCCAGCTGGGGCAAGTACGACTTCATGTACTTGCGAATCGACTTCGCCAACGACTGCAA TGTTGGCTATGCCTTCATCAACTTTGTTGACGTaagtttttcttttccatgCCGAGCAAACCTGACACTGACCGAATTTGTAGCCGCTCGACATCATCGATGTAT TTCGTCAATGCCCGTGGCAACCAACGTTGGAACTGCTTCAAGAGCGACAAGGTTGCCGAGATCTCATATGCCA CTATCCAGGGCAAGGACTGCCTTGTCCAGAAGTTCCGCAACAGCTCTGTTATGCTTGAGGCCCCTCACTATCGCCCCAAG CAGCTTTACTTCACGCTCAATGGTCCCAGACCTGAGttggctggtgaggaggaggctttccCGGGCCCGGACAACCAGtccaagatga
- the SEC15 gene encoding Rab GTPase-binding exocyst subunit S15 (COG:U; EggNog:ENOG503NWG4; BUSCO:EOG09260NY2), protein MPRKAQTWDDYDSAVAQIILAPSDSDFLDQLIPVLKDATTSSRIGSLAQSLSQYAEDREGDIEQIGLTKHEEFLGSVNQLQKVREGTVALTAEILDLNQSIQASTEKLAEQKQALVNTRGVKQNITDVSNALEESLKILRAVNNAHELIRKKEYHRALKSLEDLQNEHLIPTIQNKYATQYKLADMIQRSIPASQKTISESVMADLNKWFLEVREKSQLLGEIAFFATQQRRERQKKRAEVNEYLKNFKLNSAIELVFDESNEFDVIDNEENQIDFTPLHKALHTHDALGQVDKFRVEYAATRRQQKDLIMPSSSENIFAGGDDETLMGLLENIAGFAIIEKATVMRAPSIRSTIDVDELWDSMCQTAIRVIAKSLQEVNDADLLVKIKMNIALFIETMESWGYSVTMMNNFQLTLFYKYAELLRRRFGEDFQEIVSTDDYMPMAINTRDEYQKVVDVTWFVDDKPEEELVFPCVLPFSQMYPLCCIDIRNLLNQFLIFTSEHFHNPNVVDETLRKSLDELLTDIVCQSLVERLNSQYLGQIVQILINLEHFETACQVLEQILIRERSSTSAGGPITLKATEAFRNNKKAAEKRIFELVNSKIDDLVDTSDYDWTATTPPKETSNYMQTLTRYLSNIMNSTLLGLPREIKELIYFDALSHAANKILALPLSPDVKKINPNGVAAMALDVQHLSKFVGGLENAFMLEQNLDELQQTVALMQTENHDEFFDISIRNKKFGRVDAMNGPILLEKLTQTVDAPARTAPLANFSSRFGLR, encoded by the exons ATGCCGAGAAAAGCCCAAACGTGGGATGATTACGACTCGGCTGTAGCTCAG ATCATCCTCGCGCCCTCCGACTCGGATTTCCTCGATCAACTGATACCAGTGTTGAAAGATGCGACAACGAGCAGCCGAATCGGATCCCTCGCCCAGAGCTTGTCGCAGTATGCCGAGGACCGCGAAGGCGACATCGAGCAGATCGGGTTGACGAAGCATGAGGAGTTCCTGGGATCCGTCAATCAACTACAAAAGGTGCGCGAGGGTACCGTGGCTTTGACAGCCGAAATCTTGGACCTCAACCAGTCCATCCAGGCCAGCACCGAGAAGTTGGCCGAGCAAAAGCAGGCGCTGGTCAACACGCGCGGGGTCAAGCAGAATATCACGGATGTATCAAACGCTCTGGAGGAATCGCTCAAGATATTGCGCGCTGTCAATAATGCGCACGAACTTATTCGGAAGAAGGAATATCATCGTGCCCTCAAGTCGTTGGAGGACCTGCAGAACGAACACTTGATCCCCACCATCCAGAACAAGTATGCTACCCAGTACAAGCTTGCCGACATGATTCAACGGTCTATCCCGGCATCTCAAAAGACGATTTCCGAGTCCGTCATGGCAGATTTGAACAAGTGGTTTCTGGAGGTTCGAGAAAAGTCCCAACTTCTTGGCGAGATTGCCTTTTTCGCGACACAGCAGCGACGGGAGAGGCAAAAGAAGCGCGCCGAAGTCAATGAATATCTGAAGAATTTCAAGTTGAATTCTGCTATCGAGCTGGTCTTTGATGAAAGTAATGAGTTTGACGTAATCGACAACGAGGAGAACCAGATTGACTTCACCCCGTTACACAAAGCCTTGCATACCCACGATGCCCTCGGTCAGGTCGACAAGTTCCGTGTAGAGTATGCAGCAACGAGACGACAACAAAAGGATCTGATAATGCCCTCAAGTTCCGAAAACATCTTTGCCGGGGGTGACGACGAGACCTTGATGGGACTTTTGGAGAACATTGCTGGATTTGCCATTATTGAGAAGGCGACCGTGATGCGAGCACCGTCAATAAGATCAACAATTGAT GTCGATGAGCTCTGGGATTCCATGTGCCAAACCGCTATACGAGTGATCGCCAAGTCGTTACAGGAGGTCAACGATGCAGATTTGCTGGTCAAAATCAAGATGAACATTGCTCTTTTCATTGAGACCATGGAG AGTTGGGGATACTCCGTCACCATGATGAACAACTTCCAGCTCACCCTATTCTACAAATACGCTGAGCTTCTCCGCCGTCGCTTCGGCGAGGACTTCCAAGAG ATCGTGTCCACGGACGATTACATGCCTATGGCAATCAACACACGCGACGAATACCAAAAGGTCGTCGACGTGACCTGGTTTGTTGACGAcaaaccagaagaagagcttgT CTTCCCTTGCGTGCTGCCATTCTCACAGATGTATCCCTTGTGCTGCATAGATATTAGGAATCTTTTGAATCAGTTCTTGATTTTTACATCGGAGCACTTTCACAACCCGAAcgtggttgatgagacgCTACGGAAG TCTCTCGATGAGCTTTTGACCGATATCGTCTGCCAGTCTCTTGTTGAACGGCTGAACTCGCAGTATCTAGGACAGATCGTGCAGATTTTGATCAACCTCGAGCACTTTGAGACAGCCTGCCAGGTACTGGAGCAGATCCTGATCCGGGAACGATCATCCACATCGGCTGGTGGACCGATCACACTTAAGGCGACTGAGGCGTtcagaaacaacaagaaagcCGCTGAAAAGCGCATCTTTGAGCTCGTCAACTCCAAAATCGATGACTTGGTGGACACCTCGGACTATGACTGGACAGCCACAACCCCGCCCAAGGAGACGAGCAATTACATGCAGACATTGACTAGGTACCTGTCTAACATTATGAACTCGACTTTGCTGGGTCTTCCGAgggagatcaaggagctcATTTACTTTGATGCGCTGAGTCATGCGGCAAATAAGATCTTG GCCCTACCATTATCTCCCGACGTCAAAAAGATCAATCCCAATGGCGTGGCTGCCATGGCCTTGGACGTCCAGCACCTCTCGAAATTCGTCGGGGGCCTTGAGAACGCGTTCATGCTGGAGCAGAACCTGGACGAGCTGCAGCAGACGGTGGCGCTCATGCAGACGGAGAATCACGACGAGTTCTTTGATATTTCCATCCGCAACAAGAAGTTTGGTCGGGTGGATGCCATGAATGGACCTATCTTGTTGGAGAA GCTCACCCAAACAGTCGACGCCCCAGCTCGCACAGCGCCGCTTGCTAACTTCAGCTCGCGTTTCGGGCTGAGGtga
- the HAP5 gene encoding Transcriptional activator hap5 (EggNog:ENOG503NY2K; COG:K), protein MDPQNPSSAPHGSHQHPQPPQQQPQYDLSKGGHYGASVHLSQQGFAPSELYTGTWANVHQGLTGSYKDILTAYWQQTINHLETDQHDYKQHQLPLARIKKVMKADPEVKMISAEAPILFAKGCDIFITELTMRAWIHAEENKRRTLQRSDIASALAKSDMFDFLIDIVPREEASSHAKRTSNQAAAAAAAANQQPPQVPGVGPGPGGQHTMNPADYGVHQIAQEGDYRNPQTMYPGGVMPGAPSYGQPQAQMYNADEMYYGTIQQQQSA, encoded by the exons ATGGATCCCCAAAATCCCTCCTCAGCCCCTCACGGCAgccatcaacatccccagcccccacagcaacaaccacaataTGATCTCAGCAAGGGCGGCCACTATGGTGCCAGTGTGCATCTTTCACAGCAAGGCTTTGCTCCATCAGAGCTCTACACCGGGACATGGGCGAATGTCCACCAAGGCCTCACGGGGTCTTACAAAGACATCCTGACGGCTTACTGGCAGCAaaccatcaaccacctcgagACGGACCAGCATGACTATAAACAACACCAATTACCCCTTGCCCGCATCAAGAAGGTGATGAAGGCCGATCCCGAAGTTAAGATGATCTCAGCCGAAGCCCCCATTCTCTTCGCCAAGGGCTGCGACATCTTCATCACTGAGCTCACCATGCGTGCCTGGATTCATGCTGAGGAGAACAAGCGCCGCACCCTCCAACGCTCCGATATTGCCTCCGCCCTTGCCAAGTCCGACATGTTTGACTTCCTCATCGACATCGTTCCCCGCGAGGAAGCCTCCTCCCACGCTAAGCGGACTTCCAaccaggctgctgctgctgccgccgctgccaaccaacaacccccccaggTGCCTGGTGTTGGTCCCGGTCCCGGCGGTCAGCATACCATGAACCCCGCCGACTATGGCGTTCATCAGATTGCCCAAGAGGGCGACTACCGCAATCCCCAGACCATGTACCCAGGCGGTGTTATGCCTGGCGCGCCATCATATGGTCAACCGCAGGCCCAAATGTACAACGCCGATGAGATGTACTACGGTACTattcaacagcaacag AGCGCTTAG
- the fcf2 gene encoding dTDP-fucopyranose mutase (COG:S; BUSCO:EOG092643NE; EggNog:ENOG503P2SY), producing the protein MMASIASLSEADIDRLLSEAEARIAANNTSKAVAVAAPTSSKAIAITTTSAMSQNQEKKDSSKPEKLSVRVPSLPQDKKKKEEKDNAGDGWFNMPRTELTTELKRDLQALRMRDVIANGKQFFKKDNRKDFVPTYSQVGTIIAGATDGSNQRLTRKERKRTIVEEVLSSSNTAKYKSKFHEIQEKKMSGKKGFYKKLVAGRKKR; encoded by the exons ATGATGGCTTCCATCGCCAGCCTTTCGGAAGCTGACATTGATCGGCTTCTGTCAGAGGCCGAAGCTCGAATTGCAGCTAACAATACCTCCAAAGCTGTAGCCGTCGCGGCACCAACAAGCAGCAAGGCCAttgccatcaccacaacctccGCGATGTCTCAGAaccaagagaagaaggactCCTCAAAGCCTGAGAAGCTCTCTGTTCGCGTACCATCGCTTCCtcaggacaagaagaagaag gaagagaaggacaATGCGGGAGATGGCTGGTTCAACATGCCCCGCACCGAGTTGACCACAGA ACTCAAGCGCGACCTTCAAGCATTGCGCATGCGTGATGTTATCGCGAATGGCAAGCAGTTTTTCAAGAAGGACAACCGAAAGGATTTTGTTCCTACCTACAGCCAGGTTGGCACCATTATTGCTGGCGCGACAGACGGTAGCAACCAACGCTTGACCCgcaaggagaggaagcgcacgattgtggaggaggtcttGTCCAGCTCCAACACGGCCAAGTACAAGAGCAAATTCCACGAGAtccaggagaagaagatgtcaGGCAAAAAGGGTTTCTACAAGAAGCTGGTTGCTGGTCGCAAGAAGCGTTGA
- the RSM10 gene encoding mitochondrial 37S ribosomal protein rsm10 (COG:J; EggNog:ENOG503P24D), producing MAATEQERGQQADFVVVAICDSPSPCVDRYKSASRVPRHSSAQILQMEEVKEVAVPKVEEVPVAKEEARKVEVKETAAPKAEEVVAPVAEETKAAEVETPVVAKEEAPVAAAEPQVVETQAEPEAEAAAVAPKAEAVSEVKEETPVAAKQEAPVAAKEQVPPAVKEEVPIPKKAKKPAAPKPSSLYVRDDKPIGTTELSRMPRALEALYLEPLRHEAEWGVPTCDLQLRSYSLRNLEFFCDFALRAAYYIGLPAFGPVPLPRITERWTVPKSTFVHKKSQENFERITLRRLIQIKDGHPETVQYWLAFLQKYAYYGIGMKANVWEFSRLDVAQEMDDSLPKTKKLLESKWKHMGAHDKMPFMEDLEEYLANERRKIPGGR from the exons ATGGCGGCTACAGAACAAGAGAGAGGACAGCAAGCTGActttgtggtggttgcgATATGTGACAGCCCCTCGCCCTGCGTCGACCGGTACAAGTCGGCATCCCGCGTGCCTCGACACAGCTCCGCACAAATTCTACAAA tggaggaggtgaaggaggttgctgtgcccaaggttgaggaggttcctgttgcgaaggaggaggcgcggAAGgttgaggtcaaggagacgGCTGCTCCtaaggccgaggaggttgttgcgCCTGTGGCTGAGGAGaccaaggctgctgaggttgAGACACCTGTTGTCGCTAAGGAGGAAGCgccggttgctgctgctgagcccCAGGTTGTGGAGACTCAGGCTGAGCCAGAGGccgaagctgctgctgttgcgccGAAGGCTGAGGCTGTTTctgaggtcaaggaggagactCCGGTCGCTGCGAAGCAGGAGGCCCCAGTAGCTGCTAAGGAACAAGTTCCACCtgccgtcaaggaggaggttcCCATC cccaagaaggccaagaagcccgCCGCCCCCAAGCCTTCCTCTCTCTACGTCCGTGACGACAAGCCCATCGGTACCACCGAGCTCTCCCGCATGCCCCGCGCCCTTGAGGCCCTTTACCTTGAGCCTCTCCGCCACGAGGCCGAGTGGGGCGTCCCCACATGCGACCTCCAGCTCCGGTCGTACTCCCTCCGCAACCTCGAATTCTTTTGTGACTTTGCCCTCCGTGCGGCGTACTACATTGGCCTGCCTGCCTTTGGACCCGTGCCACTTCCCAGGATCACCGAGAGATGGACCGTCCCCAAGTCTACTTTCGTGCACAAGAAGTCGCAGGAAAACTTTGAGAGAATCACCctgaggaggttgatccAGATCAAGGATGGGCACCCGGAGACGGTGCAGTACTGGTTGGCGTTTTTGCAGAAGTATGCGTATTATGGGATTGGTATGAAGGCGAATGTGTGGGAGTTTAGCAGATTGg ATGTGGCTCAGGAGATGGACGATAGTCTCCCGAAGACAAAGAAACTGCTCGAGAGCAAGTGGAAGCATATGGGTGCTCACGACAAGATGCCCTTtatggaggatttggaggagtaCCTTGCGAACGAGAGGAGAAAGATTCCCGGTGGGAGGtag